A window of Ruania suaedae contains these coding sequences:
- a CDS encoding NAD(P)H-quinone dehydrogenase encodes MARVTTTPDAPATSEQSSGVGRSSTRAGSRVVIVGGGPGGYEAALVARQLGADVTLVERQGLGGSAVLTDVVPSKTLIATAEWMTLTESAGELGIRPRADGEISYAADFGTVNARVVALANKQSTDIRTRLEREGVRVVDGTGRLNGPHEVVATTRHGQMQLPADVVLLASGARPRELATAQPDGERILTWTQLYHLTEIPERLIVVGSGVTGAEFAGAYNALGADVVLVSSRDRVLPGEDADAAELIEQVFKRRGMEVLSRSRAASARRTGDGVEVELSDGRVVSGSHCLIAVGGVPNTEELGLAESGVAVNERGHIQVDRVSRTTVRGVYAAGDCTGVLPLASVAAMQGRIAMWHSLGDAVAPLELGQVSANIFTAPEIATVGIPQHRIDSGAIDGAVTTLPLARNPRAKMLGISEGFVKLFSRRSSGTVIGGVVVAPRASELIFPITLAISNRLTVDQVAGAFTVYPSLSGSIAEAARTLHDARE; translated from the coding sequence ATGGCTCGGGTGACGACGACACCTGATGCCCCCGCGACGTCCGAGCAGAGCAGCGGAGTCGGTCGATCCAGCACGCGGGCGGGCTCCCGCGTCGTGATCGTCGGCGGCGGGCCGGGCGGCTACGAGGCCGCGCTCGTCGCCCGCCAGCTCGGCGCCGACGTCACTCTCGTCGAGCGCCAGGGCCTGGGCGGCTCCGCCGTGCTGACCGATGTGGTCCCGTCCAAGACCCTCATCGCCACCGCCGAGTGGATGACCCTCACCGAGAGCGCCGGCGAGCTGGGGATCCGTCCGCGTGCCGACGGCGAGATCTCCTACGCCGCCGACTTCGGCACGGTCAACGCCCGGGTGGTGGCGCTCGCGAACAAGCAGAGCACCGACATCCGCACCCGCCTGGAGCGCGAGGGCGTCCGGGTCGTCGACGGCACCGGGCGCCTGAACGGCCCGCACGAGGTGGTCGCCACCACCCGGCACGGGCAGATGCAGCTGCCGGCCGATGTGGTCCTGCTCGCCTCCGGCGCGCGCCCCCGTGAACTCGCGACGGCGCAGCCCGACGGCGAACGCATCCTCACCTGGACCCAGCTGTACCACCTCACCGAGATTCCCGAGCGCCTCATCGTCGTCGGGTCCGGCGTCACCGGGGCGGAGTTCGCGGGCGCCTACAACGCCCTCGGCGCCGACGTCGTGCTGGTCTCCAGCCGTGACCGGGTGCTGCCCGGTGAGGACGCCGATGCGGCCGAGCTGATCGAGCAGGTCTTCAAGCGCCGCGGCATGGAGGTGCTCTCACGCTCGCGCGCCGCCTCGGCGCGGCGCACCGGGGACGGGGTGGAGGTCGAGCTCTCCGACGGACGAGTGGTCTCCGGCTCGCACTGCCTGATCGCCGTCGGCGGGGTGCCCAACACCGAGGAGCTCGGGCTGGCGGAGTCCGGGGTCGCGGTCAACGAGCGCGGGCACATCCAGGTCGACCGGGTCTCACGCACCACGGTGCGCGGCGTCTACGCCGCTGGGGACTGCACCGGCGTCCTCCCGCTGGCCTCGGTGGCCGCAATGCAGGGGCGGATCGCGATGTGGCACTCGCTCGGGGACGCCGTCGCCCCGCTCGAGCTCGGGCAGGTCTCGGCGAACATCTTCACCGCGCCCGAGATCGCGACCGTCGGCATCCCGCAGCACCGGATCGACTCCGGAGCCATCGACGGCGCCGTGACGACGCTCCCGCTGGCACGCAACCCGAGAGCGAAGATGCTCGGGATCTCCGAAGGATTCGTGAAGCTGTTCTCCCGCCGGTCCTCGGGCACGGTCATCGGCGGCGTGGTGGTGGCGCCCCGGGCCAGCGAGCTCATCTTCCCCATCACGCTGGCGATCTCCAACCGCCTGACGGTGGATCAGGTGGCGGGCGCCTTCACCGTCTACCCGTCCCTGTCGGGCTCGATCGCCGAGGCCGCACGCACCCTGCACGACGCGCGGGAGTGA
- the dapE gene encoding succinyl-diaminopimelate desuccinylase, whose product MSDAPGVPAALPDPREVDAVTLTRAICDIASVSGGEAPLANAVEDLLLSADHLEVLREGDTIVARTHLGRDRRVVIAGHLDTVPIQDNLPTRLLERDGAQVLWGRGAVDMKGGVAVALHLAVTLTEPTVDVTWVFYDNEEVEASRNGLGRVVRTHPEWLAGDFAVLGEPTAGGIEGGCNGTLRVEVRTHGTTAHSARAWKGHNAVHDAHEILARLAGYTPAEVEVDGLVYREGLNAVGIRGGIATNMIPDECVVTVNYRFAPSTGPDQAYAHVRELFEGFEVELTDSAAGARPGLEAPAASDFVTAVTAVTGGRAGPKYGWTDVARFTELGVPAVNFGPGDPSLAHADDEHVPTDQIHTCAAALAAWLTTPARESAAVKEHP is encoded by the coding sequence ATGTCTGATGCGCCCGGCGTCCCCGCTGCCCTGCCCGACCCGCGTGAGGTTGACGCCGTCACCCTCACCCGGGCGATCTGCGACATCGCCAGCGTCAGCGGCGGGGAGGCGCCCCTGGCCAACGCCGTCGAGGATCTGCTGCTCTCGGCCGACCACCTCGAGGTGCTGCGCGAGGGTGACACGATCGTGGCCCGCACCCACCTGGGCCGCGACCGGAGGGTGGTGATCGCCGGGCACCTGGACACGGTGCCGATCCAGGACAACCTGCCCACCCGTCTGCTCGAACGGGACGGTGCCCAGGTGCTGTGGGGCCGGGGCGCCGTCGACATGAAGGGCGGGGTCGCCGTCGCCCTGCACCTGGCCGTGACCCTCACCGAGCCGACGGTCGACGTGACCTGGGTCTTCTACGACAACGAGGAGGTCGAGGCGTCCCGCAACGGTCTGGGCCGGGTGGTCCGTACCCACCCGGAGTGGCTCGCCGGCGACTTCGCCGTGCTCGGCGAGCCGACGGCGGGCGGGATCGAGGGTGGCTGCAACGGCACCCTGCGGGTCGAGGTCCGCACCCACGGCACCACCGCCCATTCCGCGCGCGCGTGGAAGGGGCACAACGCCGTCCACGACGCGCACGAGATCCTCGCCCGGCTCGCCGGCTACACCCCCGCCGAGGTGGAGGTGGACGGCCTGGTCTACCGGGAGGGACTGAACGCCGTCGGGATCCGTGGCGGGATCGCGACGAACATGATCCCCGACGAGTGCGTGGTCACGGTGAACTACCGGTTCGCCCCCTCGACCGGCCCGGACCAGGCCTACGCCCACGTGCGCGAGCTCTTCGAGGGCTTCGAGGTGGAGCTCACCGACTCGGCCGCCGGGGCACGCCCGGGCCTCGAGGCCCCGGCCGCAAGCGACTTCGTCACGGCCGTGACGGCGGTGACCGGGGGCCGCGCCGGTCCTAAGTACGGCTGGACCGACGTGGCCCGGTTCACCGAGCTGGGGGTGCCCGCGGTGAACTTCGGACCGGGTGACCCCTCGCTCGCCCACGCCGACGACGAGCACGTCCCCACCGACCAGATCCACACCTGTGCGGCTGCCCTGGCCGCCTGGCTGACGACACCCGCCCGCGAGAGCGCAGCGGTGAAGGAGCACCCATGA
- a CDS encoding TIGR00730 family Rossman fold protein → MTESNRPRTGQYWKGPVQLRGRQIPEKTTDERLLEPSEGADWVHSDPWRVLRIQAEFVEGFGALAELGPAVSVFGSARTGPTEPEYELAEGIARRIVEAGYAVITGGGPGVMEAANKGAHEADGISVGLGIELPFEQGMNRYVDLGVNFRYFFARKTMFVKYSEGFIVLPGGFGTMDELFESLTLVQTKKVKRFPIVLVGTEFWGGLMDWIRGTLAERGTISAHDLDLIHLTDDPAEAVDVVVRANRSRRRQEMAEAAEAAARAGASGPE, encoded by the coding sequence ATGACGGAATCGAACCGACCCAGGACCGGCCAGTACTGGAAGGGCCCGGTCCAGCTGCGCGGACGGCAGATCCCGGAGAAGACCACGGACGAGCGGTTGCTCGAGCCCAGCGAGGGCGCTGACTGGGTCCACTCCGACCCGTGGCGGGTGCTGCGCATCCAGGCGGAGTTCGTCGAGGGTTTCGGGGCGCTGGCCGAGCTCGGCCCCGCCGTGAGCGTGTTCGGGTCGGCCCGCACGGGTCCCACCGAGCCCGAGTACGAGCTCGCCGAGGGCATCGCCCGCCGCATCGTCGAGGCCGGCTACGCGGTCATCACCGGCGGCGGCCCCGGGGTGATGGAGGCGGCCAACAAGGGCGCCCACGAGGCGGACGGGATCTCCGTCGGACTGGGGATCGAGCTGCCCTTCGAGCAGGGGATGAATCGCTACGTCGACCTCGGCGTCAACTTCCGCTACTTCTTCGCCCGCAAGACGATGTTCGTCAAGTACTCCGAGGGCTTCATCGTGCTGCCCGGCGGCTTCGGCACCATGGACGAGCTCTTCGAGTCCCTCACCCTGGTCCAGACCAAGAAGGTCAAGCGGTTCCCGATCGTGCTGGTCGGCACCGAGTTCTGGGGTGGGCTGATGGACTGGATCCGCGGCACCCTCGCCGAGCGCGGCACCATCTCGGCGCATGATCTCGACCTCATCCACCTCACCGATGATCCCGCCGAGGCGGTGGACGTGGTGGTGCGGGCCAATCGCAGCCGGCGTCGTCAGGAGATGGCCGAGGCCGCCGAGGCGGCGGCACGAGCCGGCGCGTCCGGGCCGGAGTGA
- a CDS encoding DUF3117 domain-containing protein has protein sequence MAAMKPRTGDGPLEVTKEGRGIIMRVPLEGGGRLVVELKPDEADELSAALSAVAG, from the coding sequence ATGGCTGCCATGAAGCCCAGGACCGGTGACGGACCTCTCGAGGTCACCAAGGAGGGCCGTGGGATCATCATGCGCGTGCCGCTCGAGGGCGGCGGACGGCTCGTCGTCGAGCTGAAGCCGGACGAGGCGGACGAGCTCAGCGCCGCACTGTCGGCCGTCGCCGGCTGA
- a CDS encoding leucyl aminopeptidase family protein translates to MVSAPSVNSGPAALTRQHLIDWGDEATVALAVVPAAAGDSPAEVRLTGLPGYPFDLTAWAVEAGATGAAGEALALTLPPMPGWPGLPRRLVLVGLGDASPRAARRAGAALARRTRGREHVVLAAEDLLTAEALTALVEGLRLGAYVPPYAGSREQPQPLERATICAADETATEQAIDDGLLGSETTLVSRRLAATPASVKTPQWLAGQVVELGRARGLRVRVRDERWLAEHGLRGILAVGGGSVSPPRLVTIEHAGTDPAQAPVVLVGKGITFDSGGLSLKPREAMIPMKTDMAGAASVIGAVLGAAQAKVGARVIGVLPLAENAIGASSYRPGDVITMVEGTTVEIGNTDAEGRMVLADAMAWARSEYGPATLVDVATLTGAASLGLGRRHAALYATDDALRGALEVAAQRSGEQVWAMPLVPEYRYALESTVADLSHIATDAKVGGGSITAALFLQHFAGDQPWAHLDIAGPARSAADEHEVSQGATGFGARLLLRWLQGLE, encoded by the coding sequence ATGGTCTCGGCCCCGTCAGTCAACTCCGGACCGGCTGCCCTCACCCGGCAGCACCTGATCGACTGGGGCGACGAGGCCACCGTGGCCCTCGCCGTCGTCCCGGCAGCAGCGGGCGACTCCCCGGCGGAGGTGCGGCTCACCGGCCTGCCCGGCTATCCGTTCGACCTGACGGCCTGGGCGGTCGAGGCCGGCGCCACCGGCGCGGCGGGGGAGGCGCTCGCGCTCACCCTCCCGCCGATGCCTGGCTGGCCCGGGCTGCCGCGCCGGCTGGTGCTCGTCGGGCTCGGTGACGCCTCCCCACGCGCGGCCCGGCGTGCCGGTGCTGCGCTCGCGCGACGCACCCGCGGCCGCGAGCACGTCGTGCTGGCCGCCGAAGACCTGCTGACCGCCGAGGCGCTCACGGCCCTCGTCGAGGGTCTGCGTCTGGGCGCGTACGTGCCGCCCTATGCCGGCAGCCGCGAGCAGCCGCAACCGCTCGAGCGGGCCACGATCTGTGCCGCCGACGAGACCGCCACCGAGCAGGCGATCGACGACGGCCTGCTCGGTAGCGAGACCACGCTCGTCAGCCGCCGGCTGGCGGCGACGCCCGCGAGCGTCAAGACACCGCAATGGCTCGCCGGGCAGGTGGTCGAGCTCGGGCGAGCCCGCGGCCTGCGGGTGCGGGTGCGCGATGAGCGCTGGCTGGCCGAGCACGGATTGCGAGGCATCCTGGCGGTCGGTGGCGGCTCGGTCTCACCACCGCGCCTGGTGACCATCGAGCATGCCGGGACCGATCCCGCCCAGGCGCCGGTGGTGCTCGTGGGCAAGGGCATCACCTTCGACTCCGGGGGCCTGTCGCTGAAGCCGCGCGAGGCCATGATCCCGATGAAAACCGATATGGCGGGCGCCGCGTCGGTGATCGGCGCCGTGCTCGGTGCCGCCCAGGCGAAGGTCGGTGCGCGCGTGATCGGAGTGCTGCCGCTCGCCGAGAACGCGATCGGCGCCTCCTCCTACCGGCCCGGTGACGTGATCACCATGGTGGAGGGCACCACGGTCGAGATCGGCAACACCGATGCCGAGGGCCGGATGGTGCTGGCCGACGCGATGGCCTGGGCCCGGTCCGAGTACGGGCCCGCCACGCTGGTGGACGTGGCCACCCTCACGGGCGCAGCCAGTCTCGGTCTGGGGCGCCGGCACGCCGCCCTCTACGCCACCGACGACGCCCTGCGGGGCGCACTGGAGGTTGCCGCGCAGCGCTCCGGGGAGCAGGTGTGGGCGATGCCGCTCGTGCCGGAGTACCGGTACGCGCTGGAGTCCACGGTGGCCGACCTCTCCCACATCGCCACCGACGCGAAGGTCGGCGGCGGGTCGATCACCGCGGCCCTCTTCCTGCAGCACTTCGCCGGCGATCAGCCCTGGGCACACCTGGACATCGCCGGCCCGGCGCGGTCCGCCGCCGACGAGCACGAGGTCAGTCAGGGGGCCACCGGATTCGGGGCCCGGCTGCTGCTGCGCTGGTTGCAGGGCCTGGAGTAG
- a CDS encoding MDR family MFS transporter translates to MNADTTTASAQPDRAAEIDPAGMRVIWLLLTAAFVAILNETTMAIAIPELNRTLGIPPEQGQWLTSAFMLTMAVVIPTTGFLIQRFTTRQIFLAAITLFALGTAICLVSPGFLTLLTGRVVQAAGTGIMLPLLMTTIMNVVPARSRGRMMGRVGMVIALAPAIGPTLSGVVLDSLGWRWLFGIVLPIALVAMALGARWLTNLGVTTRAPIDVVSIALSALAFGGIVFGLSQLGGGHGAEATDGAAGAGTDAAPWLAVVAGVAFLGVFVWRQLVLQRRSAALLDLRVFRSRNYVIAVLIMAIVALSMFGTFSLLPQYLQNVVGLNATQSGLVLLPGSVLMGVLGPLMGRVYDARGPRTLLVPGTIMIAAAMFLYSTADLQTPVWVLVCTQIMMSLGLAGSFTPLFSASLGSLERTLYSHGSAALNTLQQVAGAAGTALLISVYSSSLHAGQAEGLSVAEAGAPGAQQAFFIAGCIAVVAVVLAFFVIKPEESDAPAPAAH, encoded by the coding sequence GTGAACGCCGACACCACGACCGCGTCCGCCCAGCCCGACCGGGCGGCGGAGATCGACCCCGCGGGCATGAGGGTGATCTGGCTGCTGCTGACCGCGGCGTTCGTGGCGATCCTGAACGAGACCACGATGGCGATCGCCATCCCGGAGCTGAACCGGACCCTCGGGATTCCTCCCGAGCAGGGCCAATGGCTCACCAGCGCCTTCATGCTCACCATGGCCGTGGTCATCCCGACCACCGGCTTCCTCATCCAGCGGTTCACGACCCGCCAGATCTTCCTCGCCGCGATCACCTTATTCGCGCTCGGGACGGCGATCTGCCTCGTCTCGCCGGGCTTCCTCACCCTGCTGACGGGCCGCGTGGTCCAGGCCGCCGGGACCGGCATCATGCTGCCGCTGCTGATGACGACCATCATGAACGTCGTCCCCGCCCGCTCCCGCGGGCGGATGATGGGCCGGGTCGGGATGGTCATCGCGCTCGCGCCGGCGATCGGCCCCACCCTCTCGGGTGTCGTGCTCGACAGCCTCGGCTGGCGCTGGCTGTTCGGCATCGTGCTGCCGATCGCGCTGGTGGCGATGGCGCTGGGCGCGCGCTGGCTGACGAATCTCGGAGTCACCACGCGGGCCCCGATCGATGTGGTCTCCATCGCGCTGTCCGCGCTCGCCTTCGGCGGCATCGTCTTCGGCCTGAGCCAGCTGGGTGGCGGGCACGGCGCCGAGGCGACCGACGGCGCCGCGGGCGCCGGCACCGACGCCGCCCCGTGGCTGGCAGTCGTCGCCGGCGTCGCGTTCCTCGGGGTGTTCGTGTGGCGCCAGCTCGTGCTGCAGCGCCGTAGCGCCGCGCTGCTCGACCTGCGCGTGTTCCGTTCGCGCAACTACGTCATCGCGGTGCTCATCATGGCGATCGTCGCGCTGTCGATGTTCGGCACCTTCTCGCTGCTGCCGCAGTACCTGCAGAACGTGGTCGGGCTCAATGCCACCCAGTCCGGGCTGGTGCTCCTGCCCGGCTCGGTCCTGATGGGAGTGCTCGGTCCGCTCATGGGCCGGGTCTATGACGCGCGCGGGCCCCGCACCCTGCTGGTGCCGGGAACGATCATGATCGCCGCGGCGATGTTCCTGTACTCCACCGCCGATCTGCAGACGCCGGTGTGGGTGCTCGTCTGCACGCAGATCATGATGTCGCTGGGACTGGCCGGCTCGTTCACCCCGCTGTTCTCCGCCTCGCTCGGCTCGCTCGAGCGCACGCTCTACTCCCACGGCTCGGCCGCGCTCAACACGTTGCAGCAGGTCGCCGGGGCCGCCGGGACGGCCCTGCTCATCTCGGTCTACTCCTCCTCGCTGCACGCCGGTCAGGCCGAGGGCCTCTCCGTCGCCGAGGCCGGGGCACCCGGTGCCCAGCAGGCGTTCTTCATCGCCGGCTGCATCGCGGTGGTGGCCGTGGTGCTGGCCTTCTTCGTCATCAAGCCCGAGGAGTCGGACGCCCCGGCGCCGGCGGCACACTGA
- a CDS encoding O-methyltransferase, with the protein MAADKAQSWAYTEDYLVETESIQLARGRAEELGVTPVSAGTGAALRMLAAATRAHAVAEVGTGTGVSGLWLLEGMVADGVLTTIDVEVEHQRAAKEAFATAQVRSTRTRTISGRALDVLPRLADSAYDMVVVDGDPAEAGDDADQAIRMLRPGGVLAVTDALWHDRVADPARRDEQTVAMRELGRRLREDERVLPSLLPVGDGLLVAILR; encoded by the coding sequence ATCGCTGCCGACAAGGCCCAGAGCTGGGCCTACACCGAGGACTACCTCGTGGAGACCGAGTCCATCCAGCTCGCCCGCGGCCGCGCCGAGGAGCTGGGGGTGACCCCCGTGTCTGCCGGAACGGGTGCCGCGCTGCGGATGCTCGCCGCCGCCACCCGGGCACACGCCGTGGCCGAGGTCGGCACCGGAACCGGGGTCTCGGGCCTGTGGCTGCTGGAGGGGATGGTGGCCGACGGCGTCCTGACCACGATCGACGTCGAGGTCGAGCACCAGCGCGCCGCCAAGGAGGCGTTCGCGACGGCGCAGGTGCGGTCCACCCGGACCCGGACGATCTCCGGGCGCGCCCTGGACGTCCTCCCCCGGCTGGCCGACTCCGCCTACGACATGGTGGTCGTCGACGGCGATCCGGCCGAGGCCGGGGACGACGCCGACCAGGCGATCCGGATGCTGCGACCCGGCGGCGTGCTCGCCGTCACCGACGCCCTGTGGCACGACCGGGTCGCCGACCCGGCGCGCCGCGACGAGCAGACGGTGGCCATGCGCGAGCTCGGCCGCCGGCTGCGCGAGGACGAGCGGGTACTTCCGAGCCTGCTGCCGGTCGGGGACGGGCTGCTGGTCGCGATCCTGCGGTAG
- the sigE gene encoding RNA polymerase sigma factor SigE has product MDTTSPTASDRPAAAVPEVPARPEGTWQPPTWEAIVRENTDRVYRLAYRLTGNRADAEDLTQEVFVRVFRSLHSYAPGTFEGWLHRITTNLFLDGQRRKKRIRFDVLGPAAERVPAAGDSGSPERRYEHDNLDADVQAALDAMKPQYRAAVVLCDIEGLSYEEIAAVLDVSMGTVRSRIHRGRAQLRKSLAHRAPASRAVPDLPDVPAAPVLRPEGAL; this is encoded by the coding sequence ATGGACACCACCTCGCCGACCGCTTCCGACCGACCGGCCGCCGCTGTGCCCGAGGTGCCTGCTCGCCCGGAGGGGACGTGGCAGCCACCCACCTGGGAGGCGATCGTGCGTGAGAACACCGACCGGGTCTACCGGCTGGCGTACCGGCTGACGGGCAACCGGGCCGACGCCGAGGATCTCACCCAGGAGGTCTTCGTGCGGGTGTTCCGCTCGTTGCACTCCTACGCCCCGGGCACGTTCGAGGGGTGGCTGCACCGCATCACCACGAACCTCTTCCTGGACGGGCAGCGACGCAAGAAGCGGATCCGCTTCGACGTGCTCGGCCCGGCCGCCGAACGGGTGCCTGCCGCCGGCGACTCCGGCTCACCCGAGCGGCGCTATGAGCACGACAACCTCGACGCCGACGTCCAGGCAGCGCTGGACGCGATGAAGCCCCAGTACCGGGCCGCCGTCGTGCTGTGCGACATCGAAGGCCTCTCCTACGAGGAGATCGCTGCGGTGCTCGACGTCTCGATGGGCACGGTGCGCTCGCGCATCCATCGCGGCCGGGCGCAGCTGCGCAAGTCCCTGGCCCACCGGGCGCCGGCCTCCCGGGCTGTGCCGGACCTGCCGGACGTGCCGGCCGCCCCCGTCCTGCGACCGGAGGGCGCGCTGTGA